A window of Gammaproteobacteria bacterium genomic DNA:
AACGTTGTGCTCGCTTGATGATAAACAAGGCGGTTTCGTCACCGTTCACGGTCAGGGTAAATTCGCGGCAATCGTTGTGTTGCCAACCGTCCACATAACACAAGTATTGCACTTTCAGTTGCTTCTCTCTAGATCCAACGCCCGGACCAGGACGTAAACAATTTTTTCCACAAATCTTTGTGGTTTTGAAAAATAACTTGGTGGTCCGCCTGGATAACCAGCCAATCGCCCCGAGAAATCTCGTTTTCCAGTTGCCCGGGAGCCCAGCCCGAATAACCCGCAAAGGCACGGATGCGGTCTGCATTTTGGTTGGCGAAGCCATGAGCTACCGCCCGGCTACCTGCGGAAAAGTACAGATCGGGTAAGATTTTTTGCATGGTATCCATGCCTGCTTTACTGGACACCAATACAAAAATAGATTCCGGTTGCACCGGGCCGCCTAAAAACAGCTTATCTTCAATGTGCTGCATGGTTTTTGTATGAGGGAACACATCTTTGATACGCCATTCCGATTCACGATTTACAGCGATACCGGTGGCGCCGCGACGGCTATAATGGGTGACAAGAATAACAGTTTTCTGGAAGCTGGAATTATCCAGCTTTTTGGTGGAGACCAGAAAAGCTCCCCGGCTGAGGTTGTTGGTGCCGGCTTGAGAGTTGGTAACCGGGTTGGCGACAGCGGCTGTCAAGCTCAACAGCAGGCAGAGCGGCAGCGCCGAGACTCGCAAGCGGCTCATAAACGGCCGACGCTCGCTTCAGCAGTCCTGAACGCTGCCCGCTCCCCGACTTTTTGCCACTTCCAGGCTTTGTTTGGCATTGCGTAACAACAATATGGAGT
This region includes:
- a CDS encoding YqgE/AlgH family protein; its protein translation is MSRLRVSALPLCLLLSLTAAVANPVTNSQAGTNNLSRGAFLVSTKKLDNSSFQKTVILVTHYSRRGATGIAVNRESEWRIKDVFPHTKTMQHIEDKLFLGGPVQPESIFVLVSSKAGMDTMQKILPDLYFSAGSRAVAHGFANQNADRIRAFAGYSGWAPGQLENEISRGDWLVIQADHQVIFQNHKDLWKKLFTSWSGRWI